In Pseudobacteroides sp., one DNA window encodes the following:
- a CDS encoding GntR family transcriptional regulator, with amino-acid sequence MLNIDPRSSKPIYEQIIDEIKANIVKGTLKPGEKLPSVRELSKIITVNPNTVSKAYSELERQKVIDTVSGRGTFVSSNYIPKDDDDRLCKIKSSIKDAIIEAYYIGLGKDDIMRIVDEAYKAMEGE; translated from the coding sequence ATGTTAAATATTGATCCTAGAAGCAGCAAACCTATTTATGAGCAAATAATAGATGAGATCAAAGCAAATATTGTTAAGGGCACCCTGAAGCCTGGCGAAAAACTGCCTTCTGTAAGAGAGCTTTCAAAAATAATAACTGTTAACCCAAATACAGTCAGCAAAGCTTATTCCGAACTGGAGCGTCAGAAGGTTATAGATACCGTATCAGGCAGAGGCACCTTTGTATCTTCCAACTATATACCTAAGGATGATGATGACAGGCTTTGTAAAATTAAAAGCTCTATAAAAGATGCAATTATTGAAGCCTATTATATAGGGCTTGGCAAAGACGACATTATGCGTATTGTTGATGAAGCATATAAAGCTATGGAAGGAGAGTAA
- a CDS encoding stalk domain-containing protein: MKSLKLAGLIIIVFLCNTLFLSAGSINVFYSIDSSTEFDNVKEVFSTSDNNMYFQWARLARNNEDKIQFTTKYSFGISKFDNRSEYGIPYKTGNEVKEEYTIVSGDSLSAIASKYEVPYKLLGEFNSISDYSSIKVGQKIKIPLLSLDLSKKDEYKTINPKGNAYLSVFFDAAEYSDKKNSAIEFLNMSESSWLQYIVDPICESLSTFGFDGVVLDFEGFRGTIENNTYSTDKKTGLKEKYIKFLTLLNNKLGQKKLIVVIHPTNVSGYFDGYDIPKINKLADYLILMAYDFQSFERYTALGNTPSELVGKVKNISSSPLSQPYTEPYDKVEGAVNDAFSKGAAPEKILLGINIVPVKWIRYSKNINNKLYYYYTYNRVSLEEVEKMSSDEEVLKGPIVAKKHIPASKLTEEEKSKLKINGSEIDSVEYHYESPESIKLKYELLTKNKKLPGLTVWRLGTGSIRVWESLFSMYGPSNSGDVTSINLKIGSPIMKVNGSDSEIDPGRGTVPIISSSRTLVPIRTIIEVLGGKVDWDDQKKATKLSYKDIVISLTVSSKTMNVNGVPKESDVAPQIINGRTYMPLRFLLENLGLKVDWNAQSQTVTIMP; this comes from the coding sequence ATGAAAAGCTTAAAGTTAGCAGGTTTAATTATCATTGTTTTTTTATGCAACACATTATTCCTATCTGCAGGTTCAATAAATGTTTTCTATTCAATTGACAGTTCCACAGAGTTTGATAATGTTAAAGAAGTCTTTTCAACCAGCGACAACAATATGTACTTTCAGTGGGCAAGGCTTGCCAGAAACAATGAAGATAAAATCCAGTTCACCACAAAATATTCCTTTGGAATAAGCAAATTTGATAATAGGTCTGAGTACGGAATCCCATACAAAACCGGAAATGAAGTTAAGGAAGAATATACTATAGTTTCGGGAGACAGCCTGTCAGCCATTGCGTCCAAATACGAAGTTCCCTATAAGCTACTTGGTGAGTTTAACAGTATAAGTGATTACAGCTCCATCAAAGTAGGACAAAAAATAAAAATTCCTTTACTTTCTTTGGATTTAAGCAAAAAGGATGAATACAAAACAATCAATCCAAAAGGAAATGCCTATCTTTCGGTATTTTTTGATGCTGCAGAATACAGCGATAAAAAGAACAGTGCCATAGAGTTTTTAAACATGAGCGAAAGCTCGTGGCTTCAATACATAGTTGATCCTATATGTGAATCCCTGAGTACATTTGGCTTTGACGGAGTGGTTCTGGATTTTGAAGGTTTCAGAGGCACAATAGAAAATAATACTTACAGCACCGATAAGAAAACCGGTCTGAAAGAAAAATACATAAAGTTTCTCACTCTTTTGAACAATAAACTGGGCCAGAAAAAATTAATTGTAGTTATTCACCCTACTAATGTTTCAGGTTATTTTGACGGGTATGACATTCCTAAAATAAACAAGCTGGCAGATTATCTAATATTAATGGCATATGACTTTCAAAGCTTTGAAAGATATACAGCATTAGGAAATACTCCCTCCGAGCTGGTGGGAAAAGTCAAAAATATAAGCTCCTCACCCTTGAGCCAGCCATATACAGAGCCTTATGACAAGGTAGAAGGTGCAGTAAATGATGCCTTTTCCAAAGGTGCAGCTCCGGAAAAAATTCTTCTTGGGATTAATATTGTTCCTGTGAAATGGATCAGGTATTCAAAAAATATAAACAACAAGCTTTATTACTATTATACATATAACAGGGTATCACTTGAGGAAGTTGAAAAAATGAGCTCTGATGAAGAAGTCTTAAAGGGTCCCATAGTAGCAAAAAAGCACATCCCTGCAAGCAAGCTTACTGAGGAAGAAAAGTCAAAATTAAAGATAAACGGATCAGAAATAGATTCAGTTGAGTACCACTATGAATCACCTGAATCTATAAAGCTGAAGTATGAACTGCTTACAAAAAATAAAAAGCTTCCAGGTCTTACGGTATGGAGACTTGGAACCGGCAGCATACGAGTCTGGGAAAGCCTGTTTTCCATGTATGGGCCTTCAAACTCAGGAGATGTAACAAGCATTAACTTAAAGATAGGAAGTCCCATTATGAAGGTAAACGGCTCCGATTCAGAAATAGATCCAGGTCGTGGAACAGTGCCCATAATAAGCAGCTCCCGTACCCTGGTGCCAATAAGAACAATTATCGAGGTTTTAGGCGGCAAAGTGGATTGGGATGATCAAAAGAAGGCCACAAAGCTTTCATATAAAGATATTGTCATTTCACTCACCGTGTCAAGTAAAACCATGAATGTAAACGGAGTACCAAAAGAATCTGATGTAGCACCACAGATAATAAACGGAAGAACATATATGCCCCTAAGGTTTCTTCTTGAAAATCTGGGCTTAAAGGTTGATTGGAATGCACAAAGCCAGACCGTAACCATTATGCCTTAA
- a CDS encoding Spo0E family sporulation regulatory protein-aspartic acid phosphatase yields MKRGNSLENKIRKKQEKVNRYISLNGIGNSEELLELSRELDVLILSWLKKQSISDKI; encoded by the coding sequence TTGAAAAGAGGAAACTCCCTGGAAAATAAGATACGGAAAAAGCAGGAAAAGGTTAACAGGTACATTAGTCTAAACGGCATAGGTAACTCGGAGGAGCTTCTGGAATTAAGCAGAGAGCTTGATGTTTTAATTCTGAGCTGGTTGAAAAAGCAGAGCATTTCAGATAAAATATAA
- a CDS encoding ABC transporter ATP-binding protein yields MIEICNVSKKIHSREILKDVSFTVKKGSITVLIGPNGAGKTSLLKTVTGIWLPDKGYVTVNGQQVYENPDIKAKMGFVPDSSHYYETFKVREILEMYKFSYSEFDLKRYEGLNRTFQISLDKRIRELSKGNKTRLSIMLNLCTMPYVLVLDEPTSGLDPVAKKQFWQVLIDDVAERQTSVIISSHNLVDMEKVCDSIVLMDKGSITYKGDLDDLKRTVKKLQVVFSTECPEAVLKSKDVCSVNKIGSIYYLTVKNYSDAFEKMIKSCGISMIEEIDITLEEIFVSIYGGEGFHEGEQSIAL; encoded by the coding sequence TTGATTGAAATTTGCAATGTAAGTAAAAAGATCCACAGCCGCGAAATATTAAAGGATGTAAGCTTTACAGTAAAGAAGGGAAGTATTACTGTTCTCATAGGCCCTAACGGTGCAGGAAAAACGTCTTTACTAAAAACCGTTACAGGTATCTGGTTACCCGACAAAGGCTATGTCACGGTAAACGGACAGCAGGTCTATGAAAATCCAGATATTAAAGCCAAAATGGGTTTTGTGCCCGATTCAAGCCACTACTACGAAACATTCAAGGTAAGAGAAATATTAGAAATGTACAAATTCTCATACAGTGAATTTGATTTAAAGCGGTATGAGGGGCTAAACAGGACTTTTCAAATTAGTTTGGACAAAAGAATACGCGAGCTGTCAAAGGGCAATAAAACAAGGCTTTCCATAATGCTAAATTTATGCACAATGCCCTATGTACTGGTACTTGACGAGCCTACCTCAGGCCTGGATCCTGTTGCTAAGAAGCAGTTTTGGCAGGTCCTCATAGATGATGTGGCAGAAAGGCAAACATCGGTTATAATTTCATCACACAACCTTGTGGATATGGAAAAGGTATGCGATTCAATTGTTCTTATGGATAAGGGCAGCATTACTTATAAAGGTGATCTGGATGATTTGAAAAGAACGGTAAAAAAGCTGCAGGTAGTTTTTAGCACCGAGTGTCCTGAAGCTGTATTAAAAAGCAAAGATGTCTGTTCTGTCAATAAAATAGGCAGTATATACTACTTGACAGTCAAAAACTATTCAGATGCTTTTGAGAAAATGATCAAATCCTGCGGCATTTCTATGATAGAAGAAATAGATATAACCCTTGAAGAAATATTTGTCAGCATATATGGAGGTGAAGGTTTTCATGAAGGTGAACAAAGCATTGCTCTATAA